A single genomic interval of Hemiscyllium ocellatum isolate sHemOce1 chromosome 37, sHemOce1.pat.X.cur, whole genome shotgun sequence harbors:
- the LOC132833543 gene encoding NACHT, LRR and PYD domains-containing protein 3-like — MCADSSKLLLNLVMEKGSPARRVMWKSFVKMRHVVPKLDKILKQVQELGLNPFDTVKLGQSLSKIPNHLKVLQQKHKETLRIQTEMLRVNTIQIKEKVKTFQLVDRYAELTIISTVRDRTLVEHELLARGRDHEEWREKHLWRELEKIQTDQLFQSNFSQKKFTSGRTVAVSGVPGIGKTTMLQKIVYDWATGKIYQHFQFIFYFKFRDLNTINCSINLKNLILEQYPYFENVLGNLWKNPENLLFIFDSLDEFRERIDFSDNLRPQSVCTDPEYWCEVSDIVYSLIQHKLLPGCSVLVTTRPTDLVLLEKAEISMWAEILGFADDDRKEYFNKFFEDQTVAAAIYNHLKENEILYTMSYNPSYCWILCLSLGPFLAQCDRKEQKVPKTMTQLYSYYIYNILKHHCREIENPRDVLLKLGEMAFKGISEKKIIFRNGELIQYDLQPSQFLSGFLMELLERDDSVQSVIYTFPHLTIQEFVAALAQFLTPDPTGIQKLLSIAYSKTTCRVIDWVKEMAEGQVRNTRSNSGKRDFLNTLQYLFESQNKALVWTTVRSMETLIFSRLQLTPVDCFVLSHVIGLCETIKLLDLENCYVQHEGLQQLASVLYKCREVRLRNNDLGNPAVKLLSEALRSSDCQIEKLQLNDNDLTASCAQDLASALSTNQSLISLNLGENKLGDFGVKQLFGVLRNVNCKLQELVLHDNHLSHSCIEELTSALITNQSLTVLNLGNNKLGDTGVKLLSVALNKPTCKILELGLWGASLSDSCTKDLACALSTNQTLTTLKLGTNLFTDQSVPAISHLILNCRSLERIELWENQFTLTGKRQLESMRESRRKLKRVVSMWNELPEEIVDTDATTMFQRHLGRYMNRTGLEGYRPGTGRLN, encoded by the exons TTCTTCAACAGAAACACAAGGAGACGCTACGGATCCAAACAGAAATGCTGAGAGTGAACACGATCCAAAtaaaagagaaagtgaagactttCCAGCTGGTTGATCGGTATGCTGAGCTAACGATCATTTCTACTGTTCGAGATCGAACTCTTGTAGAACATGAACTGCTGGCAAGAGGCCGAGACCATGaagagtggagagagaaacacctcTGGAGAGAACTGGAAAAAATCCAAACTGATCAGTTGTTCCAGAGCAACTTTTCCCAGAAAAAGTTCACTTCTGGGAGAACGGTGGCAGTGAGTGGGGTCCCAGGGATTGGAAAAACAACAATGCTACAAAAGATTGTTTATGACTGGGCCACCGGGAAAATCTACCAACactttcaatttattttctatttCAAGTTTCGAGATTTGAACACTATTAACTGTAGTATAAACCTGAAGAATCTGATACTGGAACAGTATCCTTATTTTGAGAATGTTCTGGGAAATCTTTGGAAGAATCCAGAGAATTTACTGTTTATATTTGATAGTTTGGATGAATTCAGGGAGAGGatagatttttctgacaatctgaGGCCTCAGTCTGTATGCACAGATCCCGAATATTGGTGTGAAGTGTCTGACATTGTGTACAGTTTAATCCAACACAAGCTGCTTCCAGGGTGTTCAGTGTTGGTGACCACTCGTCCGACTGACTTAGTTTTATTGGAAAAGGCTGAAATCAGTATGTGGGCTGAAATCCTGGGATTTGCTGATGATGATCGGAAGGAATATTTCAATAAGTTTTTTGAAGATCAGACAGTGGCAGCAGCTATTTATAACCACCTGAAGGAGAACGAAATCTTGTACACCATGAGCTATAACCCTTCGTACTGCTGGATCCTCTGTCTATCACTGGGTCCCTTCCTTGCACAATGTGACAGGAAAGAACAAAAAGTTCCCAAAACCATGACCCAACTGTATTCCTACTATATTTACAACATTCTGAAACACCATTGCCGAGAGATCGAAAACCCCCGTGATGTGTTACTGAAGCTCGGTGAGATGGCCTTCAAAGGaatctctgagaaaaagattATCTTTAGAAATGGAGAGTTAATCCAATATGATCTACAACCTTCTCAGTTCCTGTCTGGGTTCCTGATGGAACTTTTGGAGCGAGATGATTCAGTCCAGAGTGTGATTTACACATTCCCACACCTCACCATCCAAGAGTTTGTAGCTGCACTTGCACAATTCCTGACTCCAGATCCCACGGGCATTCAGAAACTCCTCAGCATTGCTTACAGTAAG ACAACCTGCCGGGTGATTGACTGGGTGAAAGAGATGGCTGAAGGACAGGTTCGAAACACAAGGAGCAACTCTGGTAAAAGGGACTTTCTGAACACATTGCAGTACCTCTTTGAATCTCAGAATAAAGCATTAGTTTGGACCACAGTGAGATCCATGGAAACACTCATATTTAGTAGATTGCAACTGACACCAGTTGACTGCTTTGTTCTGTCACATGTCATTGGACTGTGTGAAACAATAAAACTTCTTGATCTCGAGAACTGTTATGTTCAGCATGAAGGACTGCAGCAACTGGCCTCAGTACTGTACAAATGCAGGGAGGtgag ATTGAGAAACAATGATCTGGGGAATCCAGCAGTGAAACTGTTGTCTGAAGCGCTGAGGAGCTCAGATTGTCAAATAGAAAAACTGCA GTTGAATGATAATGATCTCACAGCTTCATGTGCCCAGGATCTTGCCTCAGCTCTCAGTACAAACCAGTCATTGATAAGTCTGAATCTGGGTGAAAATAAATTAGGAGATTTTGGAGTAAAACAACTGTTTGGGGTTCTGAGGAATGTGAACTGCAAACTGCAGGAACTGGT GCTGCACGATAATCATCTCTCACATTCTTGTATTGAAGAACTCACCTCCGCACTCATTACAAATCAGTCATTGACTGTTCTAAACCTTGGTAACAATAAACTGGGAGATACAGGAGTGAAACTGCTAAGTGTGGCATTGAATAAACCAACATGCAAAAttctggaactggg TCTGTGGGGTGCCAGTCTCTCAGATTCTTGTACTAAAGATCTTGCGTGTGCTCTCAGTACAAACCAGACACTGACCACTCTGAAATTGGGAACGAATCTCTTCACAGACCAATCTGTCCCAGCCATCAGCCATCTCATTCTGAACTGCAGGAGTTTAGAGCGGATTGA ACTGTGGGAAAACCAATTCACTCTAACTGGAAAGAGACAGCTGGAGTCAATGCGGGAATCCAGGCGCAAACTGAAG agggtggtttccatgtggaatgaacttcctgaggaaatagtggatacGGATGCGACTACAATGTTTCAAAGACATTTAggtagatatatgaataggacaggtttggagggatatcgacCAGGAACAGGCAGGCTGAACTAG